One region of Zootoca vivipara chromosome 7, rZooViv1.1, whole genome shotgun sequence genomic DNA includes:
- the LOC118088977 gene encoding ammonium transporter Rh type A-like — MSKVFSTSLRCRLPALLFLFQGAVLVIFALFVTYDVHTDAAGQPADGDPSANQIYAIFPLFQDIQLMLLVGLGLLLAFMKGYGVSAVACNFLLANFSTQWALVVQGFVHYGQHGRVHLGLYNILTAEFAAVTVLISAGAILGRTSPIQLLLMSLCEIPLYVACEWLIVSYFQAVDVGGTITLHVFACYFGLGTSIALYRPGLQLGHPMETPSYISDLLSLVGTMFLWVFWPSFVAVLAHQGDAQHRAVLHTWLTLSASALTSFATSSLLEKKGKLNLCHLQNATLAGGVAIGAVADMVISPAGAFALGIVSSLACILGFKYMSPFLAARVRLQDQCGIHNLHGLPGIIGAVGGIVAILLVPDEAYGLGLRQVFPQRGLLPQNVTLEATSAGESVGRSAMQQALHQAAGLGVSILMSLVGGYFTGLLLKLPFLAQPPDQLCFDDALYFKIQ; from the coding sequence ATGTCCAAAGTGTTCTCCACCAGCCTCCGCTGCCGGTTGCCTGccttgctgttcctcttccagggAGCTGTGCTGGTGATCTTCGCCCTCTTTGTGACATACGATGTGCACACGGACGCCGCCGGGCAGCCTGCCGACGGCGACCCATCCGCCAACCAGATCTACGCCATCTTCCCCCTCTTCCAGGACATCCAGCTGATGCTGTTGGTGGGCTTGGGCTTGCTGCTGGCTTTCATGAAGGGCTACGGAGTCAGCGCCGTGGCCTGCAACTTCCTGCTGGCCAACTTCTCCACCCAGTGGGCCCTGGTCGTGCAAGGCTTCGTACACTACGGCCAACATGGGAGAGTCCACCTTGGCCTCTACAACATCCTCACGGCCGAGTTTGCAGCCGTGACAGTCCTCATCTCTGCTGGGGCCATCCTGGGCCGAACAAGCCCCATCCAGCTTCTTCTCATGAGTCTGTGCGAAATCCCTCTCTACGTGGCCTGCGAGTGGCTCATCGTGAGTTATTTCCAGGCAGTGGATGTAGGAGGAACTATAACCCTCCACGTCTTTGCTTGCTATTTTGGCCTGGGCACTTCCATTGCTCTCTACCGGCCAGGATTGCAGCTGGGGCACCCAATGGAGACTCCATCTTACATCTCCGACCTCCTGTCCTTGGTGGGGACCATGTTTCTTTGGGTGTTCTGGCCCAGTTTCGTGGCTGTCCTCGCCCACCAAGGAGATGCTCAACACAGGGCTGTGCTGCACACGTGGCTTACTCTCAGTGCCAGCGCCCTGACCTCCTTTGCCACCTCCAGCctcctggagaagaaggggaaacTGAACCTGTGTCACCTGCAGAATGCCACGTTGGCCGGAGGGGTGGCCATTGGCGCAGTAGCAGACATGGTCATTTCGCCAGCTGGGGCATTTGCCCTGGGCATTGTTTCCTCGCTAGCCTGCATCCTTGGGTTCAAGTACATGTCACCGTTCTTGGCCGCTAGAGTTCGCCTCCAGGACCAGTGTGGCATCCACAACCTTCACGGCTTACCGGGCATCATTGGCGCCGTGGGCGGAATCGTAGCCATCCTTTTGGTGCCGGATGAGGCCTACGGGCTTGGCCTTCGCCAGGTCTTCCCTCAGCGTGGCCTGCTGCCACAGAACGTCACCCTGGAGGCAACCTCGGCGGGGGAGAGCGTGGGAAGGAGTGCCATGCAGCAAGCTCTCCACCAGGCTGCGGGTCTCGGCGTCTCCATACTCATGTCCCTTGTGGGTGGCTACTTCACCGGGTTGCTTTTGAAACTGCCTTTTTTAGCGCAGCCGCCTGACCAACTCTGCTTTGACGACGCTCTTTACTTCAAGATCCAATAG